From Paenibacillus graminis:
TCAGGCTTATTGCCTCTGTGTACCCGCTAAGCTTAGATAACAGCCCGCTGAATTTCTCCCACTCTTCCTTGACCAGTTGTTCCATGGCCTAACACCCGCTTTCTCTATTTTTACCAGCTCCTCTTGATGATACTTTTTTAAATCTATATAATCAACAACACCTGCAAGAAATAGCTAACACGAGTCCAGGCCGTCAATTGCGGGTAGCACGATTCATCAAAAGCCCCCGAGGTCATCCCTGACTAGGCTCTTCTGCATACTCAATCAATTCAGAAATGCCTTTCAATTCTAAAGCAAACATAATATTTTCGGAGGACCCAGCTTTCGATCTATTATCAGCCATATGCACAATCATTCAATCCTTCCCTCTCATAAAGTATAGCATCTACTAAGAGTGAGGCTAGGTGAATATGATGAGTATTCAGTTTTTGGATATGCGCATCTCACAGGATAGTGCAGTGGATATACCAGGTATTAATTTGGTCCGTTCGGGTGCGATTTTCGGTGACATTGGACTACAAACCTCAAATGTCACACCTGCAAATGCAAGCCTGGTAAGAGTCACATTAAATGCTTATGTAAGGCTTAGTGTTGATGTTAGTGTTATAGTACAGAATGATGTTACTTTTAGCATTTACCGCAATAATACATTAATCTTTAGTACAACGTACCCGGGAAACATCAATAATACAGTGACCCAATACGAAATGGTAGGAATAACCGCTGTTGACTTCCCCCCGGCTAGTGATGTGCTCACAGGCCAAATTCAATATACCATTTTAGCATCGGCCATTAGGACTGCAACTCTAGGAGCAAGAAGTTTCAGCGGAATTGCAGTAGCAGGTAATGGACAATGATCGTACAGAGTGTATTTCCCCGGAGGTTTCGGGATAAAACGGAAAAGTTTTAAATTAGTTGCAGCAAAAGCACGTATTACACAGAACCTTGGGAATGGCTTTCGACGTTTCGTATTTACTAGAAAGGTGATCGCACCAGGAGGTTCTGTAGAAATTAGTATGTTAGCTGGAGGAAATAGGAAGGTAATCTCTGGCGGTTGGTCAATTAGACCTGGTGATCCAAAAACTAAAGACGTGTTCTCAACAGAATCTTATCCTAGAACTGATAACGAATGGGTGATAACTGTCTGGAATAATAGTACTGATTTTCAAATAGTCATCCCTTACTTAATTGATAAGAGAGGGTAAGGAGTTTGTTCCCTGGAGCCGCCCCGGATCATTTCTGTGGCGGCTTTGCTACGTGCTCAAATATCCCCTTCCAGAATCCACACTTTGACCCGTCAGGGCCGGAGGCCGCTGAACAAAATGGCCTTTAAATCGAAACATTGTGGGTAAAGTGCGGGAAACGTTTTCGAAAAAACTAAGAATACCGCGGGTCCTTGACGCCTGTTCATTATAATCCGTATAATCAACTTCAGAAGAATTTATTTTCAATTTGAAATACTGAAAGTTATACTATATAGAAGGAGTGTGAGCAGCCCATGACCATTCAGATAACACCTCCTGCCGAGAGCACGCTAAGGGCAAATTCTGAAGGAGCAACCGGCGATATTCAAGCTTTTTAATTATGGAACGTGTCCCAGCATGCTGCCGGAACGCTGTCTAGCGTGTCCACCAGCAACTTGTAAACATCTTGTTTCGTGACTAAATGTTTCGAAATGAGTCTTAAGGGAGTATATTAAGAGTTAGCAATTACGGAGCAGGATGCTCCCACAACTAGGCGTATACGTTTGAAGCAAGTTTTCCGAAGTAAATCCGGGAATCTATGCTATCAAAACTTTAAGGAGGCCGCAGGTCATGAGTCAAATCACAGATATTATGGAGTTTAACAAGAAATTCGTCGAACAAAAAGAATACGAAGCCTATCTGACCAGCCGCTTTCCTGACAAAAAGATGCTGATCATCACCTGCATGGACACACGGCTCGTTGAGCTTTTGCCCAAGGCTATGAATTTCAAGAACGGGGACGTCAAAATCATCAAAAATGCCGGTGCGATCATTTCCCAGCCTTTTGGAAGCGTAATGCGCAGCGTTATGGTAGCCCTGTATGAGCTGGATGCGGATGAGGTCATTGTCGTCGGCCACTATGAATGCGGGATGGCATCGCTGAATGCTGACAGAATGATCAACTCGATTAAAGAACGCGGGGTTTCCGAGGAGGTTCTCTCCACTTTGGAGAATTCGGGCATTAAGCTGACCAAGTGGCTGCGCGGGTTTGACAATGTGGAAGAAGGGGTAATTCAGACTGTGGAGCTGATTAAGCGCCATCCTTTACTCCCCCCAAACGTACCTGTTCACGGCATGATCATCGATCCGGCCACCGGAGCGCTTGAGCTGGTGTCTGACGGGTATGTGGAGAACAAGGCAACTCTCTGAAAAACTGCTGTGGCGCGGATCTTGGATCCGCGTATTTTTTTTGCCCTCATCCTCATCCTCTTCCACTTCCTGTATACCAGCAATTGTGATATTTCAAATTGAAACTTTCTACCGTGTGCTGCGTATTACCGGGCAGATACACAAATACTTATAGGAGGGTACTTGTACTCAATGAAACCAATGAAACGTGTAATGATGATTCTCATGGCCTTTACCCTATTCTTCGCTGTCACTGCTCCTGACTTTGCGGATGCGAGACGTGGAGGGGGCGGCTTCAAATCCGGTACCCGCGGATACACCACTACGCCGAAGAAATCAACCACAGATAACGTGAAACAAAGCGATAGCAGCACAGGAACAAAAGCCGGCACCGCGTCCAAAGCAAACCGTGGATTTTTCAGCGGCGGCAGCTTAATGAAAGGCCTGATGATCGGCGGGATTGCCGGCTTCCTCTTCGGCGGCATGTTCGCCGGGATGGGCGCCTTCGGGAATCTGCTTGGCTTCGCCGTCAACATGCTGGCCATCTACCTCGTCGTAATGCTGATAATGTCCTTCTTCCGCCGCAGAAAGGAACGCCGCAGACTTCAGGAACGGGATGGTCGATACTAATATGGCATTGACTGTTCTAAGCATGGATGAAATCATTAACGCTATCTGCCTGCATATGGCTGAACGCAAGGGCGTCCGGGTGCAGGAGGTACAGGTGGAGCTTAGCTGGGAGGAAGACACAGGCTATTCCGCAGAGGTGTGGGTCCAGGGCCGGAGCCAGTATCTGGTCGAGTCCAATATGATCGAAGCCGTCCTCCGCTATTTGCACAGTGAGTATGGCATCCGTGCTTACCGTGAGGATGTGCGGCTGGAACTGGACGAGGAGATTACGGCGGTTGTGGATACGTAAATAGTTCTGTAGACTGCTCATGAAAAAACAAAGGGTGTTCCAAGCCATTTCCGGCTTGAAACGCCCTTTTATTTTGGAAACTAATGATTTCCCCTTCATAAGGCAGAAAAAATCGGCATAGCTTCCGGCAAATTTTCCTACGTTATGGGCGCAATCCCAATAAAATTACCGGTGAAGCCTCCAGAGTATATCCTAGCTTCTGCAGTGCATACAGCCCCGGTTATACCTTTAAATATAACCTCCTATTCATTAAAATACTGTGTTATTGTTCCTTCGCCGCCGGCCACATGCACTTCAGCGTATGCTCCATTGATCAATGTCATTTGCGGAGGAACATGGCCGTAGTCCAAATCATATACAACCGGCACTTGGAGTTCTTCGGACAGCTCTCTGTATACATCCTCCGCCGTATAATTTTCCATGGGCGTATTGGACCCGCTTCTGCCGAACATGACACCGGAGCAGTTCTCGAACCAGCCCGCCAGCTTCATCTGCACCAGGGACCGCCGCAAGTCTGCTGTGTTCAGTTCACAATTCTCTAAATACCACAGGATGGGTTCCTGATGAATGAAGTTTTCTTGAAAATGCCGCACATCGCCGTAGGGTGTACCTATAATATGCCGGATGATATCAATGCAGCCGCCAAGCAGCCGGCCTTTAAGCGTGACCGAATTGCCGGATACCGTCTTCCAGTCTGTGGGTGAGGAGCGCTGGATGACGGAATCTCCGCTTACTGTGGATAAAACCCTCTCCCACATCGCCGTAGTCTCATCTGCAACTTCCGCACGCAAATCCCCCAGACTGGGTCCATGCGCTGTCGCGTTTCCCGTCCGGAGTGTGATCACCAGCAGCAGCAGGCTGATATCGGAAAAGCCCATAATCCACTTGCTCTTCACCTGGCTGAAATCGATATGCTCCAGCATCTCGATCAGCAGCTCCCCGCCCCAGGGCGGAATGATCAGATCAACCTTATCATTGCTCATCATCTGATTAAATTCTTTGCCGCGCACTAGACCGGAGGCTGATTTCGCCTTGTCATGCCGGAAGACGGTATCTCCACAAAGAATATGATAACCTTTTTCCTCCAAGCGGGTGCAGGCTTGTCCGAATACCCCCACAGATTGGGGGCCAACCCCTGCAGAGGCAGCAGTTACGCCTATGGTCGCCTCTTTTTTAGTAACCGGGTATGTAATCATCTTAAGCCTCCTGTAACTTACTAATCTTTCTTCATAGTTTATCATTCTTCCCTGGCCCGGGAAAAGAAAAACCGTTTCCACCAAGCGCTCTGCCTGAATGGAGACGGTCTATTGCGGTTACAGCACCGGCCAGTACCATAACACATGATCAGATCAAGGAAATGGCCAGCAGCTCGAACAAGACCAGAGGCAGGATCGCATTGCCCGGGTATGGATACGGATAGGGATAAGGATAACCCGGGCCTGGATAAGGCTTGTAATAGGGATTGTAGTAACCCCGCACCATATCCGTGGAACCTGCAACCATAAGATACATATGCTTGTTGTCCATTCCGGCAATGGTTCCTTCATGCACCTGACCGTCAATCGTCTGAACGCTGACTTTGTGGTTTAAGTATGGCTTACACGAGTGATGCAGCGATTCGCGGACTCCGTGCAGATGCTGTACAACGGCCGGATCGGCCTGATAGATAACCGTCGCAGGCTGGCCTGACTGATAGAATGACATCGCTTGATGACCTCCGTAATTGGATTTGCTCCATTCTATGCGGATGCCCAGAGCACGGTGCCTGATTCAGGGCAGCAGATTTACGGAAGAACCAGCTTCTCGACCCGGATGTTCACTACGCCAAGCGTCAGGCCGAGCATATTCTCTACTGCACTGCGGACGTTCTGCTGCACGCTTTTGCATACCTCTTGGATCGCGTATCCGTAGTTGACAATGATTTGCAGATGAATGGCAACATCCTCTTCCGTAACTTCCACAGACAATCCTTTTTTGCTGATTTTTCCGCCCAGGCGTTTGGCCAGATTTCCGGTAACCGTACTGCCGGACATGCCTGCAATTCCCGGAGTATCCATCACCGCATAGCCAATAATAGCCGATATCACCCGATCGGAAATATTCACCAGGCCTTTGTGAGAACCTTGTTCCATTCCTATTCCTCCTTAAGTAGGGTTAGGCATTGCCCCTGCCCCGTTTTAATCCCCTGAATCCGCAGACAGCTGCGGTTCCTCCGGCCAGCGCTGGCGCATATACAGCTGATGCAGCTTGACCGTTATAATCTTGAGCATCATATAGACCGGAATAATCAGCAGTATCCCGATAATACCGCCAAAATCTCCTCCGGCCAGCACCAGAATGATCGTAGTCAGCGGATGGATATCCAGGCTTTTCCCAAAAATATAGGGTGCCACCAGATTATCCTGAATCTGCTGTGCGACAAGCACAACCACGATGGACCAGACCGCAGTCGAAGGCGACTCGATTAGTCCGATAATGAAGATGGGCACGGCGGACAGAATAGCTCCGATAAAAGGGATAAAGTTCATCAGTACAGCCACCACTGTCAACAGCAGGGCATATGGAAGACCAATGAGCAGAAAACCGAGATACATCAAAACACCGAGCGCCAGATTCACCAGTACTCTGCCTACGATGAAATTGCTCATCGCCTCATCAATGTCAGCAACGACTCCCTCACCTTCCTTATGGAAGCGTTTGGGGAAGAAGCTCACCACCTTTACGCCGAACTTTCCGCCTTCCTTAAGCATATAGAATAACAGAATCGGGAAGGTAAAGAGCACTACTGCGAAACTGGATACAAAAGAGAACAGCTCAGACATAGAATTCGACAATAGCGAAAACCCTTTATTTAAGTAGTTCATCAGTTGTCCTGCCGGATTCATATCCGCCGGAATCAGTGAAGACAGCATCTTGCTGTCCTCCAGCTTCGTGAGCTGTTCACCCAGCGCATTGAACACACTTGGCATATTGTTGCCGAGATTCACCAATTGGCTTTTTAATGAAGGCCAGACCCCTACACTGAAAGCCAGGAGCAGAACTGCAATGCTCAGATAGACCAGCAGGATGGCTACCGTCCGGTTCAGCTTGCGTGACTCCAGCCAGTTGATCAGCGGCCGCAGCAGATAAAAAAAGAACACCGCCAGCATCAGCGGCACGATGACCACACGGAACAAAGACAGAATGGGTGTAAAAATGAATTTTACCTGAGTGCCTAAGTAGACAATGCCCAGCACCAGCAGAACGGCAATACAAATGCGGATAAACAAATTTAATTTGGCCATGATCCTCTCCCGTTTCTAAATTCATCCGTCCGCACTACTTCGGAACCCGGATGGTAAATACCGTCGGTTCTCCCTCCCTGCTCGCAAGCTCCAG
This genomic window contains:
- a CDS encoding YxcD family protein, with protein sequence MALTVLSMDEIINAICLHMAERKGVRVQEVQVELSWEEDTGYSAEVWVQGRSQYLVESNMIEAVLRYLHSEYGIRAYREDVRLELDEEITAVVDT
- a CDS encoding beta-class carbonic anhydrase; this translates as MSQITDIMEFNKKFVEQKEYEAYLTSRFPDKKMLIITCMDTRLVELLPKAMNFKNGDVKIIKNAGAIISQPFGSVMRSVMVALYELDADEVIVVGHYECGMASLNADRMINSIKERGVSEEVLSTLENSGIKLTKWLRGFDNVEEGVIQTVELIKRHPLLPPNVPVHGMIIDPATGALELVSDGYVENKATL
- a CDS encoding AI-2E family transporter, translating into MAKLNLFIRICIAVLLVLGIVYLGTQVKFIFTPILSLFRVVIVPLMLAVFFFYLLRPLINWLESRKLNRTVAILLVYLSIAVLLLAFSVGVWPSLKSQLVNLGNNMPSVFNALGEQLTKLEDSKMLSSLIPADMNPAGQLMNYLNKGFSLLSNSMSELFSFVSSFAVVLFTFPILLFYMLKEGGKFGVKVVSFFPKRFHKEGEGVVADIDEAMSNFIVGRVLVNLALGVLMYLGFLLIGLPYALLLTVVAVLMNFIPFIGAILSAVPIFIIGLIESPSTAVWSIVVVLVAQQIQDNLVAPYIFGKSLDIHPLTTIILVLAGGDFGGIIGILLIIPVYMMLKIITVKLHQLYMRQRWPEEPQLSADSGD
- a CDS encoding S66 family peptidase — translated: MITYPVTKKEATIGVTAASAGVGPQSVGVFGQACTRLEEKGYHILCGDTVFRHDKAKSASGLVRGKEFNQMMSNDKVDLIIPPWGGELLIEMLEHIDFSQVKSKWIMGFSDISLLLLVITLRTGNATAHGPSLGDLRAEVADETTAMWERVLSTVSGDSVIQRSSPTDWKTVSGNSVTLKGRLLGGCIDIIRHIIGTPYGDVRHFQENFIHQEPILWYLENCELNTADLRRSLVQMKLAGWFENCSGVMFGRSGSNTPMENYTAEDVYRELSEELQVPVVYDLDYGHVPPQMTLINGAYAEVHVAGGEGTITQYFNE
- a CDS encoding Asp23/Gls24 family envelope stress response protein encodes the protein MEQGSHKGLVNISDRVISAIIGYAVMDTPGIAGMSGSTVTGNLAKRLGGKISKKGLSVEVTEEDVAIHLQIIVNYGYAIQEVCKSVQQNVRSAVENMLGLTLGVVNIRVEKLVLP